One region of Peribacillus simplex genomic DNA includes:
- the yhfH gene encoding protein YhfH, with amino-acid sequence MQTKNPLEFFRTLPPKQCTECGTPIIEQAESYLLECDHCLSKKNEY; translated from the coding sequence ATGCAAACTAAAAACCCATTGGAATTCTTCAGGACACTGCCACCTAAACAATGTACGGAATGCGGTACTCCTATTATTGAACAAGCTGAATCCTACCTCTTGGAATGTGACCACTGCCTTTCCAAAAAAAATGAATATTAA
- the yhfH gene encoding protein YhfH yields the protein MQTKNPLEFFRTLPPKQCTECGTHITEQAESYLLECDHCLSKREE from the coding sequence ATGCAAACTAAAAACCCATTGGAATTCTTTAGGACACTTCCGCCTAAACAATGTACAGAGTGCGGAACCCATATCACTGAACAAGCTGAATCCTACCTCTTGGAATGTGACCACTGCCTTTCCAAACGCGAAGAATAA
- a CDS encoding NCS1 family transporter, producing MSEKKDYLKSPDLLPIPHSEKNISAAGFGFIWVGMAVVLAAFAIGGNGVQSLSLGWVVLATVIACVVLGFLMTMTGDIGVEHGISFPVYMRAPFGTIGTHIPSVVRGFVASCWFGLNTYFGATAMNAIFTTLFDFDNWFTCFLIFAVLQLVNTAMGIKSVERFADLAAPVIILISGWMYFTLSDKAVAQGRDVWSWIESPVTGGAAATAFMVVIMANMGFWGTLTADMPTLSRYIKAPKNEKNWFKRNKGQIIGNIITYPITQTFMVIIGAVSYMAVSNYDPVVAIQGSASGIALGVLLIMIVFAQWSTNTTANVIPAATIFSNILGPRLPFWMGVVVAGVIGIVVQPWSLFGIIIEVLLIIGGILASIVGILVADYYFLRKRRVNVQELYESEGQYKYLNGVNWAGIISWVIGGIGATVFSNYSFIIGFVLGSASYYILAKYWWFKKYEQAEIIDPSDEKYLGISVGRDWKIEKGLELEEETVFTASAGKENL from the coding sequence ATGAGTGAGAAGAAAGATTATTTAAAGTCTCCCGATTTGCTGCCTATACCTCATAGTGAGAAAAACATAAGTGCAGCCGGATTTGGTTTCATTTGGGTGGGCATGGCTGTAGTATTGGCTGCCTTCGCGATTGGCGGGAATGGTGTTCAAAGTTTATCCTTAGGCTGGGTCGTTCTTGCAACGGTCATTGCCTGTGTGGTTCTCGGATTTTTGATGACAATGACAGGGGATATTGGTGTTGAACATGGAATATCATTCCCAGTCTATATGAGGGCGCCGTTCGGTACGATAGGAACCCATATCCCTTCGGTTGTACGGGGGTTTGTAGCTTCATGCTGGTTTGGTCTTAACACTTACTTTGGAGCTACTGCAATGAATGCTATCTTTACAACCCTTTTTGATTTTGATAATTGGTTTACCTGCTTCCTCATTTTTGCCGTTTTACAATTGGTCAACACGGCAATGGGAATAAAATCGGTAGAACGTTTTGCCGACTTGGCAGCGCCTGTTATCATTTTAATTTCTGGCTGGATGTATTTTACCCTTTCCGATAAAGCTGTGGCCCAAGGAAGAGATGTATGGTCCTGGATTGAAAGTCCGGTCACTGGCGGGGCTGCCGCTACGGCTTTCATGGTCGTCATTATGGCAAATATGGGATTTTGGGGCACATTGACTGCAGATATGCCGACCCTCTCCCGCTATATAAAAGCACCAAAAAATGAAAAAAACTGGTTCAAGCGCAATAAGGGGCAGATAATTGGGAATATTATCACCTATCCCATCACTCAGACGTTCATGGTCATTATCGGTGCGGTTTCCTATATGGCTGTTTCCAATTATGATCCCGTAGTTGCTATACAGGGATCAGCAAGTGGGATAGCTCTCGGCGTCCTTTTAATCATGATCGTATTTGCTCAATGGTCGACGAATACTACGGCCAATGTTATTCCCGCAGCTACCATTTTCTCCAATATCCTGGGTCCTAGATTGCCATTTTGGATGGGAGTCGTTGTAGCGGGGGTCATTGGGATAGTGGTTCAGCCATGGAGCCTGTTCGGCATAATAATAGAAGTTTTATTAATAATAGGTGGAATCCTGGCATCCATTGTCGGCATCCTGGTAGCAGATTATTATTTTCTCCGTAAACGGCGGGTTAATGTACAAGAACTCTATGAGAGTGAAGGCCAGTATAAATACTTGAATGGAGTGAATTGGGCAGGAATCATTTCTTGGGTGATTGGAGGAATTGGTGCAACGGTTTTTTCGAATTATTCGTTTATTATTGGCTTTGTTCTTGGCAGTGCAAGTTATTATATATTGGCTAAGTATTGGTGGTTCAAGAAATATGAACAGGCTGAAATCATTGATCCCAGCGATGAGAAATATTTGGGTATTTCCGTCGGAAGGGATTGGAAAATCGAAAAGGGTCTAGAGCTAGAAGAAGAGACGGTTTTTACGGCTTCAGCTGGCAAGGAGAACCTATAA
- a CDS encoding PucR family transcriptional regulator has product MNTSITIEEILTRKHFNLTDIIAGSSGIKRQVKWVHCMEVTQISHLLNGNELILTTGLGWKDCDETFLSYLKQLIECNAAGLCIEIGANTMAVPQCAIDLANEQQFPIILFHEEVPFVEITQDIHSLIINKQYQMISNLENYSQQLNKNLLEIDHYEPILKFLHSYLNVQVILIFNENDIASIPKTKKKITYQMVSDIYKESKFDKTIHRQTIQVLGENYAELLICSNDRELTDFDSLILDRTATALAQHLLRELYIEEKKMSEESKWLTNWIEGEYSDEAIRERLSYIDPKMQLDGGIVCICKQHPRYNRSSAKLDGTYFKIMFKTVFEQYGFQIFSMEINQHLVFILGDNRSSEDWKSRVTSAVDRIMKMDVSGRNRMSLLSIGFGKHVRGLSEIYKSYETARETLLLQDTLPEDNRSFFYQDLHMHRMISLINKHGNLEETVHEYLGPVIEYDKQNNGELMPTLKTYLACNGSKQETSKQLFIVRQTLYHRLEKLEKLLGSDFMRSDKRLGLEFMIFALDFLQYSSRKVSGKYVDKYIGK; this is encoded by the coding sequence ATGAATACGTCGATTACAATCGAGGAAATTCTAACACGCAAGCATTTTAATCTGACGGATATAATTGCAGGTAGCAGTGGGATAAAGCGTCAAGTGAAGTGGGTTCACTGCATGGAAGTCACTCAAATCAGCCATTTGTTAAATGGAAATGAACTGATTCTGACTACCGGTTTAGGGTGGAAAGATTGCGATGAAACATTTCTATCCTACTTAAAACAGTTAATTGAATGCAATGCAGCTGGCCTCTGTATAGAGATTGGCGCCAACACCATGGCAGTGCCGCAATGTGCCATTGATCTAGCAAATGAACAGCAATTCCCTATCATCCTATTTCATGAGGAAGTCCCTTTCGTAGAAATCACTCAGGATATTCATTCCCTTATCATTAATAAACAATATCAAATGATCTCCAACTTAGAAAACTACTCCCAGCAGTTAAATAAAAATCTCCTCGAAATTGACCATTATGAACCAATTCTAAAATTTCTCCACAGCTATTTAAATGTACAGGTTATTCTTATCTTTAATGAAAACGATATAGCCAGCATTCCCAAAACGAAGAAAAAAATAACCTATCAAATGGTATCGGACATATACAAAGAATCGAAATTCGATAAAACCATTCATAGACAGACAATTCAAGTGCTCGGTGAAAATTATGCGGAACTGCTCATTTGCAGCAACGACAGAGAGTTGACGGACTTTGATTCACTGATTTTGGATCGAACGGCTACCGCTTTGGCACAGCATCTATTAAGGGAGTTATATATTGAAGAAAAGAAAATGTCGGAAGAGAGTAAATGGCTTACAAATTGGATTGAAGGTGAGTATAGTGACGAAGCAATCCGGGAGAGGCTTTCCTATATTGATCCGAAAATGCAGTTGGATGGCGGAATTGTTTGCATTTGCAAACAACACCCAAGGTATAATAGAAGTTCTGCAAAATTAGATGGGACCTATTTTAAGATAATGTTTAAGACAGTTTTTGAACAGTACGGCTTTCAGATATTTTCTATGGAAATTAATCAGCATCTAGTTTTTATTTTAGGTGATAATCGTTCATCTGAAGATTGGAAATCAAGGGTGACAAGCGCAGTGGACCGAATCATGAAAATGGATGTTAGCGGGCGTAATCGAATGAGTTTGCTCTCCATTGGTTTTGGAAAGCATGTTCGAGGGTTAAGCGAGATTTATAAAAGTTATGAAACGGCCCGTGAGACTCTGCTGCTTCAGGATACATTACCAGAGGATAACAGGAGCTTCTTTTATCAGGATTTACATATGCATCGCATGATTTCGCTCATAAATAAACATGGTAACCTGGAGGAAACGGTGCACGAATATTTAGGTCCTGTCATTGAATACGACAAGCAAAACAATGGTGAGTTAATGCCTACCCTGAAGACCTATCTTGCTTGTAACGGTTCTAAACAGGAAACCTCAAAACAACTATTCATTGTCCGGCAAACGCTATACCATAGGCTTGAAAAATTAGAAAAACTGTTAGGTTCGGATTTTATGCGTTCAGATAAGCGTCTAGGACTTGAATTCATGATTTTTGCATTGGACTTCTTACAGTACAGCAGCAGGAAAGTCAGTGGAAAATATGTAGATAAATATATTGGGAAGTGA
- the yhfH gene encoding protein YhfH — MDRKNNKTKEEIFMQMKKSIEFFNNIPAKHCPECGDHIIEQAESYLMECDRCLSKRED; from the coding sequence ATCGATCGAAAAAATAACAAAACAAAGGAGGAAATCTTCATGCAAATGAAAAAATCCATTGAATTTTTTAACAATATCCCAGCTAAACATTGTCCCGAGTGCGGTGACCATATTATTGAACAAGCTGAATCCTACTTAATGGAATGTGACCGCTGCCTTTCCAAACGCGAAGACTAA
- the yhfH gene encoding protein YhfH, translating to MQANQSDTFIIDTFKHCPECGETHVDHSNSYLLECDRCLSKREE from the coding sequence ATGCAAGCAAATCAATCGGATACATTTATAATCGATACTTTTAAACATTGCCCAGAATGTGGTGAAACACATGTGGATCACTCAAATTCCTATCTGTTGGAGTGCGATCGCTGCCTTTCCAAACGTGAGGAATAA